The Hypomesus transpacificus isolate Combined female unplaced genomic scaffold, fHypTra1 scaffold_297, whole genome shotgun sequence region TGCTTCCAGTGGATGATGAACAGAGCATCTCGGGCAATGTTCCCAATTCCCCGTGAAAGACACCCGACGTTCTGCCACGACGCCTCCTCGAGTCCGACAGGCCGGAGGAAAAACACGCGCTGCGCCTTTAAAACAATTGACTTGCTAAGTGGGCGTACTAATCGTCGGACAGATGGATGGCTCTTTCTGTTCCTCCAGTTCTCTCTCGGAGGTTGGCGTGCGCGAGGGCTCCACTCGCAGGGCACGTGTTCCCCCaagctctctccatcctctccccgaCAGCCGTCGGAacgctctctctcctggctgaGCCCTGCAAGGCGCTGAGGTGGTTTACTGACTCCTCAGCAGACACCtgaccctccttcctctcctcctcctcctccctttccctcctctgtctccctcccccttctccccctccgccATCCTCTACAGGAGTTGAACCATGAAGACCAGACTGGGCTGCCTGTCCAATAAGTCGGACTCCTACAGCGACTTCAGCGAGTTCCTTCCCCCGGCTCAGGAGACCTCGGCCAGGTGTATCAAGTGAGTGAACCTTCCGGAAACATGGAGATGAGAGGCTGTGTTTTGCATGTTTCATGCAGGAAATGATGCATTATTCAGTCCGCTGACAACAGGCCATTTTTACTGCTACCGTTCCTGTTGTTGTCAATGAAATATTCATGTGTTCATctggcttttatccaaagcaacaaagAGTTTCGGGGGTATTTGAACCAATAAATTCATTAAATCTGTttttgtccctctcctcctctctctccttctctctctcctccctcctctcctcctctttctcctcctccctctcctccctcctctttctccctctcctcctttctctcctccctcttctactcctccctctcctcctttctctcctcctccctctccacctctctctcctctaccctctctccatTAGGCTGTCGACAGACGAGGTCGTCCGATGGTCTGATTCCTTTGACGTCCTGCTTTCGCACAAATGTAAGTCTTTGTTTAGCTGACTCTCAAAACACGACCTTGGTCTAAAACATGACCTTGGCCATTCTgaggcagggccagggagaAGCATCTTAAATTGAGAATGCAGAGGacggtggggaggagaggatggtgaGGGCGGGAGGGGTTGTTGACGACAGCCAGTGCCCTCATTTTGGTGACCTTGTTGAACAGACCACTCAAATATCTTTTCATcctgcctgtgtctctctccatcctcttcgCTGCCCTGTTAACTCTCTAGAACTAATTCAGCTCTGCTAATGGATACAGCCAGAGACTCTCTGAGTCACACAGTTGACAGTGaccttgtcacacacacacactcaccacgctccctctctctttctcacacacacacacacacactcatctctccctctcacagacacacatctctcctacacacatacacacactcacttctctgtcacacacacaaacacacacacacatctatctgtcacacacacacacaagatctgAGACTGGGTGACATCTATGagaacagcctgtctgtgttccCTTGTCCATAAGTCACACCAGAGGACCAATTCAGAGCACTACAAATAGCTCCGAAAGCTTGGCACATGACTTGAAGCAGGAAATTAGCCTTCTGACTGTCGAGGACAGCAGACGCGGCCAACCATTAGAGTTGAGTCCTCCTGCATAAACTTCCTGTTGGCTCTCGTTTCTGTGTCGGAGTTTGCCAGGACCAGTAAACATTGATGAGAATATCAAATGACAAATGGCCAAGTCCGCTACCTGGACGCTACGACAGTGCAGCAGTAACATGTCCATTGCACCCTGTCGGTGACCTGTTTCTGAGGTGGATCTGAAAGGGCTTTGTCCTCGGGGAAAGAGGATGGAATTGTTCTTTCCCTTCTCCCACAAAACAGAAACCACTTCCCCCTGCTTCCAGAGGAAGGAGGGACGCGTGTCACGGCGTCATGCTGACGTCGTGGCTCTGCCAGAATAGAGCCTCTTTTCAAAATCAGGTAATTGTACTTGACGATCACACTGTAACGGCTGCGGGCGGCACCTGGGATAGGCTGCTCATCTCCCTCCGAGGAGACGGAGTCACAGGATGTTCTGGAAGCTCTCCTCGCGCGCGAGAGGGCACCCGCGTGTCAGGCTTCCGATCGAGCGGACAAAAGGATCTCACCAGCGCGCGTGTGCGCACTCAAATACATACCGACTCACGCACTCTGACACGCACAAGCACACGCTCAAGCACtcaggcacacatacacgcactccGACATACAGTCCCCACTGAAAAAAACACTCcgacccacacagacacacacacagtgatggcTTAATCATTGTGTAAAGGACATGACCGGGATTGAAAGAGGACGGCTTGTTCCCTCGAGGCGACAGGGGCTCAGACAGTGTGAGCCATGTTGACGAGGGCTCAGTCTGATTGCACTCTcaagtccctctctctctctctctttgtctctctatctctctctctctccctctctctctctcacgctgcTTCCGGACTAATGTAACACAAACACGGCGAAGGAGGAAGGGAACAGGTCAACATGACACGGACAATAAAATAACTTTACCCCCCGTTTGTCTGCAACACTGAACACAATGATCATTTCTCTTGACTGCCGAAGGCTCAGTGGGGGTCCCTGAGTGGACAAGTGTTGATGTTGTGATTCCTGTGATGTCAGAGAAATGCATCGGAGCAAACGTCAGCCTAGGGTAAATATCCAGTCGTTATCTTCCGCTAATTCATCTGAATGAGTTGCTTTTAGCGCAGAGAAAGGAGCAGTTTTAAGAGGGGAGGACCGTAGTATGCTTCGCCCGGAAATTGGGAGTTGGGCGATGCAAATCTTGTTTCCGGAatatttctgttgttgttgttattattattgtcgACTCCTCTCACTGTCAGGGCCtcgtttgttgtttgttgtcgCAGACGGCCTCACTGCCTTCCGCGCTTTCCTCAAGACGGAGTTCAGCGATGAGAACATCGAGTTCTGGATGGCCTGCGAAGATTACAAGAAGATCAAGAGCTCGGCCAAGCTGGTGTCGAGGGCCAATAAGATCTACCGGGAGTTCATCGACGTCAAGGCTCCAAGAGAGGTGTGttgagtgtttgtttgtttgtgttacaAAATCATTGTAGATTTACTTGACCAACACCACTGAAATTTGAGATTGCCCATCTTGCATGCCATGCGCCCATCCTAGTCAGGAAGACTGCGTCTCGACTTTGCAGCAACTGCCGACCTCCGATGATTAAAGATGATCATTCCTTCCAGGTCAACATCGACTGCAGGACCCGTGAggtgaccaggcagtgtttggAGGAGCCCAACTCCTCCAGCCTGAACGACATCCAGGCCAAGGTGTACAGCCTGATGGAGAAAGACTCGTACCCGCGCTTCCTCAGGTCGAGGATGTACCAGGACATCCTCAACAACACACGCTCACACTGCCAACGGAGGTCCGTGtgaccccccaacccccccccccccccccccccccccccccccccccccccccccccgggacgaCATCCTGCCAGGCCCACCCTTCACGCTCCCCTcaccgcccccccgccccccaccccccccccccccgggacaaCATCCTgccaggcctgccctccacGCTCCCCACTCCATGTTTGTGTCTTGGGATGTAAGGGGGAAGGGTAGTTGTCATGTACATTTTTGATGGTGAATGCTTATTTCCCTTTAAAGCACCATtttaggggctggggggggagggggggaaggggcagGCAGGTTGGGGGCTAGCAGGGTtggggctctgggggggggggggggggggggggggcttagacatgatagtgtgtgtgtttactaagAGGCTAGAGGGCACCCCATCTTGTTAAAACGGGGTCTGGCTCGTTTGCACTTGGAGAAGGACAAACCCCGTGACCTTGTCCTGTGTTGACTCGTACGGGTTCACGAGATGCTGTTGATGTTTCTGTGGATCTTCCATGACCCCTGACAGTAGACGGCCGCTTTTGCTAATCAGAAATATACTGCATGTCAATGGACACAATATCATTATTTTTAGATGACAAAGACATATTTGTTTACTGTGTGAATAGGACTGTGTGCTTTGAGAGAATTGTTAACTGTTCATTGTTAACTAGCCAAATAGAAAACTAGATAATAGAAACTATGGATTATTGAAGCGAAATTGAAAACGTTCGTACATctgcaaatgtatttgttgcTTTTAATATTATTAATtaatatgataaaaaaaaattaaaaaataagCTGTAATGTGTGACTTATGTAATATCACTGGAAATACATTGAAAAGACTGAATACAGAAACTGATTAGCTGTGGTAGCTTGAATGTAATTTTCTTGGAGatgagtaaaaaaaagaaaaactgttaTTTCCTCTCCCTTTATCCTCACACAAGAGCGAAAGAGCGGCTatacaggaaggaaggaaagacgTCGCGAAACTCATAAAAAGAAAAATTCTCGCTTGTTTGTCGAGGTTTATTTCTTGGTCCCCGGCAAGAAAGACGTAAAACATTTATGTTTAAAGTGTCTTTCCGTCTGCATCAGCCAGAGAAGTTGTTTAGGGAACTTTGTCCTTTGAAAATCTGGGACAAGAGACCCTAGTCTCACAGAAAATGTAACACTTAAGGCTGTGAATTACTACAGGGATGAAATTCAATGGGAATATAGGCCAACATCCTGTCCTGCAGACATAGCACCCACGTAATATGGGCCAGCAGATCGACAGAGAATCATCTGTGGGAATCATTGCTGCCGAGGTCTCTGTTCATCAGGAAAATGATCGTAAGAGGATAAGGATGATCTTTTAATAAAGACGAGGGGGTCATGCAAGGGATAGCAGCTTGATGTCTTTCCTTCTTGTCAATTATTGGTCTTGTGTGCACCAGGACAGTTCACGGTATGCCTCAGGGACCCTGGAAAATCGAATATAGTTACATACATGATacacatacatgaacacacTGGGACACGGGGGGAAAACCGCAGTCAAGGCAACAAACGTGTCACGTGGAATTATATAAACATGCTgtccgtgtctgtctgtctgtttgtctggctctctttctctctctgctctcctccagcttctgcGACACGCCCGCCTTTGTTTGCACGCCAATACAAAACGTTTTAcatctgaaagaaaaaaagatgtagTCATATACCATTGTCCCTTTGACGAGACACAGTGAGTGGGGAGTGAGAATTTCGCAAAGGGTCATGGCTCAGGGGAGCTGTAGAGTGACTGCTGTTCAAGCAGACACAGCCAAGGAAGCATCTGTTGGCTTGGGACTCATTCtgcctaacacacacatacacacacacgctcaaacaAGTAAGGTTCTGGTCACAGCTAGCTGAAATAAAAAGGTTTACGGTAACTGACTCCTgttcaacaaacaacacaacagAGAGAAAATACAAAGAAAGTACAGATGCAGACCCTCCTCTCAAAGGTTGCACAACCTCGTCGACACATCAAGGATTTCCCAGCCTgatctgttgttgttgctgtcgaGGCCTGAATGGAAACGTTTTAATCGGAAATGACTTGAAACTCCACCACCCTTGAATTGGCTGAGAGTCACCTTTCGAAGGctttcaaaaacaaacaaactcgcGAGGTACTGGAGGTGGGCTTGTCAGGTAATCTTCCCCGTGGCATTGAACCGAGGGGTATTCACCGGAAGCACAAACACGcgcaaacacacgcaaacacgtTGGAATAAACACTGCCAGCAGTTCACAAGATGGCAAGGAGAAAGTCTGTTTACAATGGCATGACATCAGCACAGGTTGAATCGAAATACATAAtacagagaggaagtgaggtagagAGGCTAGTCTCACAAGCTGGCCCAGCGTTGAGGTTCAAACCCTGGTGTTGGGTGACTGTCCTTGCCTGCTCCTCTGTTTCCCACGGTGAGCAGCTCTTCACCTGAGTAGCTCCTCTCTCATCCCGCGGGTTAATTTGCTCCCCACAGCTGCGTCCAAATCAAGACGGCTTCTGAAGCCGGATGGGAGCCGGAGGCAGTGACGAGGACGCCTGAGGTGAGGTGGCGAGAGGGCGCCGTGCTTGCTGGCATACGCTTTTTCATTTTCTCCTTtcttagtgtgtctgtgtgtacgctccctgtgtgtgtgtgtgtgtgtgtgtgtgtgtgtgtgtgtgtgtgtgtgtgtgtgtgtgtgtgtgtgtgtgtgtgcgcaagagagagagagtgaggtggggctgtgaggagtgtgtgtcacCAGCTAGCTCTGCTTCAGAGAGAGGAACCAACGAGAGAGCGGATGGAACTTTTGATAACGTTCCGTCATAAACTTGAATGTCACGGGTGGATTTGTGGGCTTTCGCACTCGTAAATTCAAATGCTACCACTTGATAATAAAACCAAATAAATGAATGATATAAAAAGTCCTGTCAGCGGGTTTCCACTCAGGTGATGTCAGAGGAGACCTTGGGACAACACCAAAAGTGAACCAAAATGAGGAGATGGTGAGATAAGGGTTCAGGCCATCCAAAAAGGACAACGTGTCTCCGCGTCTCCCCACATGCTTGCCCCGTGGCCGCCAGCATCTCGGACAAACGAAGCAGCGTCGTAGGAGTGGGCAAATGTGATGAGGAGACCTCTGtcacatcagagagagagagagagagagagagagagagagagagagagagagagagagagagagagagagagagagagagagagagagagagagagagagagagagtgggcagGTGATATAACTAGGGCTCTGTCACATGCAGCAAGCACTTGATCGAGCATTtaatagagtgtgtgtgagagaaattaTATTTGGTGTTAATTCATGGGAATGAATGCATAAACACTCAGCCAATAGGAATTGTTTGCCAAGAGACAGTGAAATGAGGGTAACTGCTTTTGTAAGTCAGGTTTTATAACATCATGTTATAAATCAGTGACCCAGGAAGTGATCAGAAGGGGTCAGGAAGGGTGTGTTCCATGACGAGGACTCCAGAATCCGTACGGTGTTCAGACTTGTTGGAGATCTTCTCCAAAGTCTTCTTACCTTCTTCAAGTCAGCACTCGGTGGCTGTATATTTGCTGATACACAACAAATCCGCTGCTTCGGGCCTCATGAAAAGGACAGAAAAACGATTGTCTGTCTTTGAATCACCTTGCGTAAGAAGTCCCGGTTGGTTGCTCGGTAGACAAAATCGTTACATCACCTGAGACACCAGATTCTAAAGACTCCCAAGTTTCCGGAGGCCCTATCTCCTTCTAGAACGTACTGTGACACCTTACATAACAATATTGTTACAAACCTGTTTTTATCCCCCTAATTGGAATAGATACAGCATCAGCACCGGACAATTGACAtgatggtgtgtgcgtgtgtgtgtgtgtgtgtgtgcccctagGCTTCTTTGCTAGCCAGACATCGTTTATTCCCTGCTATTAAATCCTAATCGGATGTTCTCTCCAACCCCTAGGAGCACAATGGCTACCTTGCGGTGCGCGGGAGTTGTCCTGGGCTGTGAGTTTGGCACGGTGACTCATCGTACAGTAGCAGTATCTCTCAGCGACTCGTCCTGGTGAAAGGACACCGTGGCGGAGAACAGCAGTACACATCTGTGTGTCCGCGTGTCGTCCATccaggaacacaaacactgctAGAATCAtcgtatgtttgtttttttgccaaAGACAGGctcaatgtgtttttttttgttgttgtttttttacctgCTCAAAAGTTGTTGGGTCGCACATGAATaccgtgtttgttttgtttctggtgAGCTATTCGTATTCAGATCGATCCTGAGAGTTGAAAGGACTGTTGAGAGGATTATCTGTTATCATAAAAGACAGTTGAAGATAAAAGATCACTGGACTTCTTCCTTGGTTCCATTTGGTCAACTGTCTCCCTTCCGGAGCCTTCTTCAGGCTCCTGAACAGATAActacccccgccccccacctcccttctgAAACGGATTCTTATTACCCCCAACCTCATTCCTACAATCTGAGTACTGCACTGCCTAGCATAGAATTTGCACATTTGCACTTATTATAACCACCTTGCAACTGCCTACCATCATTGTTTCATTACGTAGGTCAGTGAGTATTGTgtataatatattttaaaattattattataattgtatcttttattgttattgttgtccGCTATTATCTATTTGATCATTAAAAACTGCACTGTTGTAGGTAGCGCAGCGACACAAAACTTTTCATTGTACTTGTATACTTGTGTATCCTGTACATATGACAAAAAACTTGAATGAAATTGTGTGTCTGAGCCACCAACAACACAGATCCAGCATGGACAAATAAAAACTTGCGTCTAACGTGGTTTACAGCGAGGTGTTTTTGGAACTGCCCATCTCAGCTTCCCTGTCATCATGTGTGTGCCCAAGAAATGGGCTTCACTCAGACAACAAATGACAGGCAGGTTtcggacacaagcacacaaacactcaccccGATGcatggacaacacacacacacacgcacacacacagcggtaAATGAGGAGCAATTAATAATCTAGGCTAGGAGAATAACATGTTTTCAGGCAAAGAGAAAAGATAACAAACAGATCTGTGTTCCCATGTTTGATTTCAGGGACATTGAAAAACAACGGCAGAACATGTCAGAGGCTTTCATCATTTGGTCTCTGTCATTTCccagcttcccccccccccaactcccccTCCCACTTATCCTTCTCCATCgttcaccccccgcccccccacctccctctccctcactcactgtGCCTATTTTCTCTGCCCCAGTttacatacagagagagagagagggcaagactgagagagagacaggagagagaaagagagagcgagcatgcACAAACAAAGACAGCCTTGTGATTGGCTGTAGATGCTGGTGATGAGTCAGTGGTAGGGGTATATAATCCCTCGAGCAGCTCTCTGTCGGCACGCTCTACTGATCTCTGTCTCCCTACACAGCACCAGACTACCAGCATCCACCAGCTACCATGTGCAAAGGACTAACCTATCTGTCTGTCGCCTGCCTGGAAAGGTATGCTCAACGCTTCCAGGCTATTTGCTAACTTCTTAGCACAGAAAAAAAGTGGCGTTTGGATTTTACTGTTCTATTTTCAATAGATGAGAAGCCTGGCACTGAATTAGACGTTGTGTAACGGAAATTTCTCAGTTAGAAGTTAAAGTGGGTTTTTTTTCTATCAAGGTTCTCCGAAAAAATAGGCTGTCCAAGGACTCTGAATGAATTCATCTGACGTGCAATGTTTTTCTTGTTCACAGGGTAAAGGAACTGAAAGCCAGGTTGGGCAGCATGCTGCAAAAACACGACTGGACTCATGCCAGTAGCAAAGCCGGCAAAGACAGGTAAGGAGAAAAGCCTTAACAGAATGTTCAGCATGTGCGGATTGACAATTTCTCATCTTTGTTATGTTTTGACGTGAATCTTACTGGAACTCTCTCTTCTTTCGTCCACAGTCCTACCCTTGAGGAATGCCTGAGGTGGAGTGAATCTTTCGAAAGGCTCCTGTCGAACAAATGTAAGTCGCAACACACAGAACGGCGCACGCGCTGAACACACCCAAAAACACACCTGCGCACACGCCGAACACACGCCAAGATCCACCTGCAACCATAACGAACACACACCAAGATCCAGGCAGACACTTACTCTACAGTTcacacaaacccctcccccccccaagttGGCAACACAACTTAGTCTACACCAGCACGTTGAAAATGCTGCCCACGCCCCAACACTCGCACATTCGACACCGCAAAAGCACCACAGCTACGCCTAAATCAAAGCTTTCTACGCCCAGCATCAAGATGGGGACTGTGGTTCAGGCACGCGCCATCCACTAGACCCCACAGCAGAGAGCACGGGCAGACAGATTCGACACGACACAATCAGTGCTTTAGCCTCTCAAACGTATCCAAATCTCCGCACTCCGCTCGCACACCAACAGgccacgcagacacacacacactgcacacacacactgccaagaCCGCCGCACGCCCGACGCACACTCCGCCGTGATTAACCCctggctccttctctctctcctctcttcagatGGACTGTGTGCCTTCACGGCCTTCCTGGTGT contains the following coding sequences:
- the rgs8 gene encoding regulator of G-protein signaling 8, with product MKTRLGCLSNKSDSYSDFSEFLPPAQETSARCIKLSTDEVVRWSDSFDVLLSHKYGLTAFRAFLKTEFSDENIEFWMACEDYKKIKSSAKLVSRANKIYREFIDVKAPREVNIDCRTREVTRQCLEEPNSSSLNDIQAKVYSLMEKDSYPRFLRSRMYQDILNNTRSHCQRRSV